Proteins encoded in a region of the Diospyros lotus cultivar Yz01 chromosome 9, ASM1463336v1, whole genome shotgun sequence genome:
- the LOC127810303 gene encoding cyclin-J18 isoform X4, which yields MSSGLRLRLLAFLIQSAQQLEIRPIVKYSALSLFADRFYPSLSRFRQSNGMENWLLHPIRESNLQLFALISIWISSKVHDSHPLSVKSVKSLGDKMIKEQYFTIRDFLEAEVVLMQVLNFEIGTSNIAFKFLEEICIQFKGVARVGKLVNFVACMDIMDLLYEKEETSSLYNSPRYLAASILVVSYVITVPRQRWEFPLLPWVKFVTGCKEDHIVEIVRDILKHVFEHSSVVPGV from the exons atgtcTTCCGGTTTGCGACTCCGACTATTGGCCTTCCTCATCCAATCCGCTCAA CAGCTTGAAATTCGTCCGATCGTCAAGTACTCGGCGTTATCACTCTTCGCCGATCGGTTCTACCCTTCTTTATCTCG ATTCAGACAGAGCAATGGCATGGAAAACTGGCTTTTGCATCCCATAAGAGAGAGCAACCTGCAATTGTTTGCTCTTATTTCTATATGGATATCAAGCAAA GTGCATGATTCTCATCCCCTATCTGTGAAAAGTGTGAAGTCTTTGGGAGACAAGATGATTAAGGAACAGTATTTTACCATTCGCGACTTCTTGGAAGCA GAAGTGGTCTTAATGCAG gtattgaattttgagattggtaCATCCAACATTGCTTTTAAATTCCTCGAGGAGATTTGCATTCAGTTCAA GGGAGTTGCCAGGGTTGGGAAACTTGTAAATTTTGTAGCATGCATGGATATAATGGATCTTCTCTACGAAAAGGAGGAGACATCCAGCCTTTACAATTCTCCCAGATATCTTGCTGCATCAATACTG GTGGTTTCATATGTTATCACAGTTCCTAGACAGAGATGGGAGTTTCCTCTTCTTCCATGGG TGAAGTTTGTTACAGGATGCAAGGAGGATCATATCGTAGAAATCGTCAGAGACATTCTTAAGCATGTATTTGAGCACTCTTCTGTGGTACCGGGAGTTTGA
- the LOC127810303 gene encoding cyclin-J18 isoform X2 yields the protein MSSGLRLRLLAFLIQSAQLEIRPIVKYSALSLFADRFYPSLSRFRQSNGMENWLLHPIRESNLQLFALISIWISSKVHDSHPLSVKSVKSLGDKMIKEQYFTIRDFLEAEVVLMQVLNFEIGTSNIAFKFLEEICIQFKGVARVGKLVNFVACMDIMDLLYEKEETSSLYNSPRYLAASILVVSYVITVPRQRWEFPLLPWGNMLFYMKYIQLSGVPSSFSVWGKKGTDLVFKLFNFDQLST from the exons atgtcTTCCGGTTTGCGACTCCGACTATTGGCCTTCCTCATCCAATCCGCTCAA CTTGAAATTCGTCCGATCGTCAAGTACTCGGCGTTATCACTCTTCGCCGATCGGTTCTACCCTTCTTTATCTCG ATTCAGACAGAGCAATGGCATGGAAAACTGGCTTTTGCATCCCATAAGAGAGAGCAACCTGCAATTGTTTGCTCTTATTTCTATATGGATATCAAGCAAA GTGCATGATTCTCATCCCCTATCTGTGAAAAGTGTGAAGTCTTTGGGAGACAAGATGATTAAGGAACAGTATTTTACCATTCGCGACTTCTTGGAAGCA GAAGTGGTCTTAATGCAG gtattgaattttgagattggtaCATCCAACATTGCTTTTAAATTCCTCGAGGAGATTTGCATTCAGTTCAA GGGAGTTGCCAGGGTTGGGAAACTTGTAAATTTTGTAGCATGCATGGATATAATGGATCTTCTCTACGAAAAGGAGGAGACATCCAGCCTTTACAATTCTCCCAGATATCTTGCTGCATCAATACTG GTGGTTTCATATGTTATCACAGTTCCTAGACAGAGATGGGAGTTTCCTCTTCTTCCATGGGGTAATATGCTCTTTTACATGAAATATATTCAACTAAGTGGCGTGCCTTCATCTTTTAGTGTTTGGGGAAAAAAAGGGACAGATTTGGTCTTTaaacttttcaattttgatCAACTTAGCACCTAA
- the LOC127810303 gene encoding cyclin-J18 isoform X3, whose protein sequence is MSSGLRLRLLAFLIQSAQQLEIRPIVKYSALSLFADRFYPSLSRFRQSNGMENWLLHPIRESNLQLFALISIWISSKVHDSHPLSVKSVKSLGDKMIKEQYFTIRDFLEAVLNFEIGTSNIAFKFLEEICIQFKGVARVGKLVNFVACMDIMDLLYEKEETSSLYNSPRYLAASILVVSYVITVPRQRWEFPLLPWGNMLFYMKYIQLSGVPSSFSVWGKKGTDLVFKLFNFDQLST, encoded by the exons atgtcTTCCGGTTTGCGACTCCGACTATTGGCCTTCCTCATCCAATCCGCTCAA CAGCTTGAAATTCGTCCGATCGTCAAGTACTCGGCGTTATCACTCTTCGCCGATCGGTTCTACCCTTCTTTATCTCG ATTCAGACAGAGCAATGGCATGGAAAACTGGCTTTTGCATCCCATAAGAGAGAGCAACCTGCAATTGTTTGCTCTTATTTCTATATGGATATCAAGCAAA GTGCATGATTCTCATCCCCTATCTGTGAAAAGTGTGAAGTCTTTGGGAGACAAGATGATTAAGGAACAGTATTTTACCATTCGCGACTTCTTGGAAGCA gtattgaattttgagattggtaCATCCAACATTGCTTTTAAATTCCTCGAGGAGATTTGCATTCAGTTCAA GGGAGTTGCCAGGGTTGGGAAACTTGTAAATTTTGTAGCATGCATGGATATAATGGATCTTCTCTACGAAAAGGAGGAGACATCCAGCCTTTACAATTCTCCCAGATATCTTGCTGCATCAATACTG GTGGTTTCATATGTTATCACAGTTCCTAGACAGAGATGGGAGTTTCCTCTTCTTCCATGGGGTAATATGCTCTTTTACATGAAATATATTCAACTAAGTGGCGTGCCTTCATCTTTTAGTGTTTGGGGAAAAAAAGGGACAGATTTGGTCTTTaaacttttcaattttgatCAACTTAGCACCTAA
- the LOC127810303 gene encoding cyclin-J18 isoform X1, translating to MSSGLRLRLLAFLIQSAQQLEIRPIVKYSALSLFADRFYPSLSRFRQSNGMENWLLHPIRESNLQLFALISIWISSKVHDSHPLSVKSVKSLGDKMIKEQYFTIRDFLEAEVVLMQVLNFEIGTSNIAFKFLEEICIQFKGVARVGKLVNFVACMDIMDLLYEKEETSSLYNSPRYLAASILVVSYVITVPRQRWEFPLLPWGNMLFYMKYIQLSGVPSSFSVWGKKGTDLVFKLFNFDQLST from the exons atgtcTTCCGGTTTGCGACTCCGACTATTGGCCTTCCTCATCCAATCCGCTCAA CAGCTTGAAATTCGTCCGATCGTCAAGTACTCGGCGTTATCACTCTTCGCCGATCGGTTCTACCCTTCTTTATCTCG ATTCAGACAGAGCAATGGCATGGAAAACTGGCTTTTGCATCCCATAAGAGAGAGCAACCTGCAATTGTTTGCTCTTATTTCTATATGGATATCAAGCAAA GTGCATGATTCTCATCCCCTATCTGTGAAAAGTGTGAAGTCTTTGGGAGACAAGATGATTAAGGAACAGTATTTTACCATTCGCGACTTCTTGGAAGCA GAAGTGGTCTTAATGCAG gtattgaattttgagattggtaCATCCAACATTGCTTTTAAATTCCTCGAGGAGATTTGCATTCAGTTCAA GGGAGTTGCCAGGGTTGGGAAACTTGTAAATTTTGTAGCATGCATGGATATAATGGATCTTCTCTACGAAAAGGAGGAGACATCCAGCCTTTACAATTCTCCCAGATATCTTGCTGCATCAATACTG GTGGTTTCATATGTTATCACAGTTCCTAGACAGAGATGGGAGTTTCCTCTTCTTCCATGGGGTAATATGCTCTTTTACATGAAATATATTCAACTAAGTGGCGTGCCTTCATCTTTTAGTGTTTGGGGAAAAAAAGGGACAGATTTGGTCTTTaaacttttcaattttgatCAACTTAGCACCTAA